TACGTACCTAATGTTGCTTTGTATTAAAAATCCCTGTCACGGATGATTAATCAAATCGTACAGATGACTAATGTAAAAGTTCAATGATTTATTTCGATACAAAAGAAGGGGAGAGAAATCAACAGGATGATGTGTACGGTACAAAGTAAAGTAATACTGTGACTAAAGCACGATACAATTGTTTGCgtagtaaaaaagaaaaaaaaagaagaaagagtaCAATACGAACATGTGAATGAATAGAAATGTAGCAGAAGCGTATCACGTGACTATTGTTCGACTACTGTCATCCTTGATCTTCGACCACAAAGACTATTATAAACTATAAATGCGTCGACAATCGATTAGATCGATAGGATCAAATTCTGGGAGAACTGTGAAACGCAAATTTCGCGAGCAAATCCGACGTCAAGTTCTGCGAAAATGCAACTGGGATCGGTTCAGGCGCTGATAAAAAGATCCTGAATCAAGTAACACAgctgaatataataaaattctaCGTATGAACAGAATTCTAGAATGCGACCAGGTCTTATTGTTCCCAGGAACAAGCAAGACAAAGATTCGCAGTCAAATAACAAGCGAATAATAAAATATGGTTCTATGTATGAACCAGATTCTAAAATTCGAGCTTGTTCCCAGGTGCATGTAACCCCCTAAGttgaaccagagttgggcagtataaTGAATTCTTTTGTAATCGATTATTTAACCACTTCGTTCTCACTGACGTCGATATAAGTTCGTATAAGGTCACAGACGTGTTATGACGCGACGCCGATACTTTTTGTACGGATCAGAGATGTGTTATCACGCGACGCAATGTCGCTTGCTCCGGTGCCACGGACGTGTTATCCCGCGACGCAATACCGTCCACGCGGTGCTACATACGACATATCTCGCGTGCTTCGTTATTACATGggctttttcgaaaaaatgttacCCTGAAAGCAATGTTTCCGGCTGGAAATGGAcaggaaaagaataaaattgctttcagagtaacattttttcgaaaaaaccCATATAATAATGAAGCACGCCAGATATGTCGTCTGTAGCACCGCACGAACCGTATTGGCGTCGCGGGATAACACGTCTGTGGCACCGGCGCActgtgggccagaaaccgatctttttggacaaaaatctgccgacaactcagtttttcatcgattaaattggaatttttttaaaaatgttcgtgaaggactatacacaattaagaatccttatctacaaagtcCACGTTAACAGTCTGCCATGTAATGAAGAATATTATAAATACGGGCTCTCGACCTTACACTGTTGGAtccgttttatggaataccgtCCACATGTTTCATACAACTTAGATTTCGAAAAAGGATCTGCGAGAACAATAGAGGAAAAAAAATTACAGGCGGCAAGGAAGAAAAAAgtgcaaaattctttgaaagaCTTATCAATCACAGTTGATGTTGTCAAACAGGGAGCTGGTACATCAAATACTGGGAACGTGGCCCGAACTTTCTTTAGAAAAGCCGAATCAGTTGTTGCAGTGACTGGATTAAACGCGGCTATTATTACAAGATTGCATAACATTCATCAGGTAATTACACGTGACAAGAAAGCtgattctgtgaaattcaaagaatattgttcggagacagctaaattgtgcattaaaatttatccatggtatAAATTACCAGCAtcagttcataaggtactgcaacatggaagtgaagtacttgctacatttgaactgccaattggtttgtattcagaagagctacaagaggcaaataataaagtcttcaggaaatcacgagctaaaaactcccgaatgtgttcccgcaaaaagacaaatatagatattatacggcatatgttattatcatccgatccacttataagttctctaagaataaaggatggcaagcacatggaagttctttctcaagaagtgaaaacgctgctgttggatcaataaattaatggtgagtctcataagtgccgaatgtgattctattcaattggtaattctcagggcgagatttacagtttaaaattctgcggtctagggtttagggttaagaagtgtcggcaactcagctgggacatgcaaatttatggtacgGGCTGATGAAGTATgggagttattgggttttgtagataaggattcttgatttcttatgacagttaacgattttcgcgcagcaggtcatcaaagtatagtccctcacgaacattttttaaaaaattccaattgaatcgatgaaaaactgagttgtcggcagatttttgtccaaaaacgaCAACACACAGCACAACAACACGGcgcagtggtctggattggaaaatcgtgcgcctttctgcccaaaaacgaactttctcgtatcgatatctaacatatgaacattgcttcccaaatgtccaCAGACCTCGgtaatgaagaaaataatacaatgtaataaatataatagttgtaaTAAACAATgagaaaataggacattttaagaggagtatttttcacgagaaaaattgcttctctttgatgcggtgccctgacgttcctatttaatattttctctcgtttctttttttttaaattgaagagcagacttttgtgataaaaatcatatctttctattatctattaatgtaaatactctatttaaataataatgctgaatgccgtaagaaaaatttgtgaagtcctttctatttaagatggtatatctttaaagtttaaccgagtttagctttctggcaaattggaatatttttagtacaccttcctctaAATAATCAgggaaaaattaattccgccccccTCCAcctgctcaaattattattgtttaaagctatTAAAGTTGGACGCGGTATCGCATTAATTGATGAAACTCAAGGGTCgttgaatatgaatctgatgtcaaagttaaaaaaaaacaaaatggcggtcgggtatgtgaaaaaattatttatttccgcaaatatttggtaatagaatgtttgcgaggtatattattggtacaaattagtatcagatgacttcagatcgcgaaaaatgtaagattttagtgttaaatattgcatcccaGGTAATTCTCAATGGTATTACATGCCAGCGTCAATTCACAAATTACTAATACATGGGGCGGAAATCATACAAAGTACGTTGTTACCAATAGGTCAACTTTCAGAGGAGGCCCAGGGAACGCGTCACAAGGATTTTAAACGCATAAGATGTAGGAACATACGGAAAAATGCACGATTATGCACAAATGAAGATATCGATTACTTTTGACATCTGATCCATACATATATCCAGTGTTAGAATAAAATCATACCGTAAAAAAGTTTGGCAATTAGAAACAGAAGctttagaattaataaataattagcataaatagtgtaataatagtaatagtagTTAACCTATCCATAGCCTGACATTTCCACATTATCCAGTTCAAGTTTCATGCCAATACCTTTTACGATTTAAAAGCTACACGAACATGGTTCACGATTttccaattaaaaaattatactcattataaattattataaaaaatatctttgacacgcttatGATGATGCGTCTTTACCTCTTCGGTCATTTTTGTATGTGTTGATTGCAACAACATTTCTCGAATTTATATaacattttacgtattccataaaacgttacatgtgcgaaacataaatataaaaaatacatatttagtaagtaaaaaatagtttgtacgattatatttagaaacatttttttttaataaaaaatatcaatgaatcttaataaaaaattattgtttcacaaatgcaaaatatatttaattacctatagttaaaaatgaccatttttaaaatatttttagtgaaaatttcattgcaatatctctactggttcaaaagttataacaaaatggcacacgattttccaatccagaccactgtgcggcgcactgGTAGCTcgctttttgtggccaaaactattgtagcgttatttcaaggtttaatgttatattattataggtcgttggattcgtcttgatatcAGTTAGAATATTGTGAAGTAAAAAATACATGTTAATGATTAAAACATTgcggtgaccttcattttttataaaaaaaagagatttttctttaactttttgtattgatgtttgtagaaaagtgaatactgattaactttcgttggaaacatttttttgtcagatcatcggaaatatttgaaaaatcttgttaacaattctcacaatAAAAGACTGCGGGAGATTGCAGTTAAAATTTACATGATCTTAGTAAATGTTCAAgctttcatataaaacaagtccGATGCTTAGCGGTCTTAAGCGTTCTTGTATAATTcttttcaaagtttgaaatgctattaatttacgctattcgtgtatggactaaacaatgcttaaaaatagattaaataattgaaatgcgcttactaacatatgtatataaaaccatcattaaaatctattttctgatattcgatgattgaaatctaaaacgttttattttactttgaattttctgactttgtctttagtattatctaaaatgaataatattttggatttgggagctttgaagggttgttactttataggaaaaaaaatgttttcaatgtattaaagttgaaaaattgaattttggccacgaaaacaggcagtggcgcacccaggatgtaatcttggggggggggccgagttgaacccagccctaggttttgcgtgatgaccttttttttaagccaaaatatctatcaacggtacccagggctatttcgcgattttaattttggaagctgaacatttttttcttggtgggggacttggccccctggcttCCCCCCTGGGTGGGCCACTGAAAACAGGGTCTCCAGACCACTGCACTGTGCGGCGGCGCGTCATAACACGTCTGTGACCTTATATGTAGTATACGAACGGTATCCACGTTGACGACATAACACGCCCGGGGGAACGAAGTGGTTAACCTAACCCCAAAGAGTTAATCggattacattttgcccaactctgagttGAAACCCCCAAAATTGAACCGGTCGTAATGATCGACAAAGATCGCGAATAAACGGAGGATCAAGGCTTCCGCTACATGAGCAACAGCAAATCGGAAGTTCGCTGAGACGGTTGTTCGCTCTCGGAGGCTGATAGCAGACGAATCAGCTCCTCCTCTTGATCGGACACGAACCACTCGGACTCCGAGCCGCCGACGTCACTCAGAGGCACCAGCTGCTGGTGTAACTGCTGTTCTAACACCTATCCGAATCGGCCAGACCAATATCGTCAATGAAACACACATTTAAAGTCCACCGTACGTGACAAAATCTTTTCACTATGTATTCGATTGTAAatctcatcatcatcatcatcatcaacaAGCATAACAAAGCCGTAGTAGAGTGCTATTTTTTTCACCGATTGAAGCAAATGATCGGTTCTGCCTTGCACAGCCTCTACAATACGTTCCATCACAGGAAACACAGACCGAGTATGTCACACACATGAAAGAAAAGATGGAAAACCGAACGGAGGAGAAGTGCAAGGTGGACTTTAATAGCGTGAACATGTTCATTTTCACAAAATGGTCGTGGCGAGCGACGATCATCGCCATTTTCATTGGCAATCTTTCGTACGTGCAACGTGCCTCGTGAGTGAGATCGTCGAACTTGAGTTTGCATTTTTTCGCTTTTTATTCTttcgttttcctttttttttttttagcggAACGTCAATGAAGAAATCGGTTAGAGGCAGTAAACAAATCGGTCGATTAAAGTCCAcccaaaaagaaaaataaataacgGGGAGTTGAGCCGTGGTTAAGTGCGAAGTTCGGATTTAGTGCGTTAACGAGATATCACAGTGAGACACTGTTAGATTTGCGACAATTGGGAGTTTACGCTTCACGCGTGGTTCGTTCCCTGTTAATGTAGTCATTGGTTATTGTTAATGTTTAGTTAAGCGTTTTTCCCAGCCGGCCCTCCGAATCCACGATTATCGAAGATGGCTCTTGATAacgctgtccaacaaatttcaactttgttGGTTGTTTGACAGTGTAATTAGACTTTGCccttttatgagaaaaatgagaagGTGTCGTTTAAAACTGTATAAAATCAATGGAAAATCAAAGCACAAATTACGACATTAAATACGAGCATTATACAATAATAGATGTCCTCTTTTAATCTCCTGTACAGGTGTATTATTTAATAAGATTGGAAATCATCTCACAATTTAAAATAATCGAATATTGCAAAGATTGTTCCATTCTATCAGTCCTATCTTCgacaaaaaattatttctcctaAAACCACGTTGACTTGTTTACCGTCAAAACTTtgcttaattattaattattactagactgtggattttatgtgttGATGACCAAAATAACTAGGTGCAACTTATAACAGAACAAATATGAAAACAATTCGAAAGTGTTGTAATACATAGAGACCATTTTGAGCTTTTTGTAGTTATTAACATTCCATGACACAATTCTTTCAAATTTGAACGAatagggtaaaggtaccagttactGGATGTTTAGAAGAGGCATTTTGTAATTTGTATCGTCAAATTTTGCTGGACGATTGTTTTCaaaaacaaaagaaatattaagaAGTTTTGCTCCTATTTACCGGACACAGGAAACTTGTGAtaaaatcattattattatactccacaaatgttatttttattaatttctaaaaggTTTGTTTTGTGTCCGATAAGTGGTAGCTTTACCCTGATACGAGGTTTGAATATAATCTGACAAACAAATTCTTTA
The sequence above is drawn from the Lasioglossum baleicum chromosome 8, iyLasBale1, whole genome shotgun sequence genome and encodes:
- the LOC143211606 gene encoding uncharacterized protein LOC143211606 isoform X1 — encoded protein: MFVKDYTQLRILIYKVHVNSLPYFEKGSARTIEEKKLQAARKKKVQNSLKDLSITVDVVKQGAGTSNTGNVARTFFRKAESVVAVTGLNAAIITRLHNIHQVITRDKKADSVKFKEYCSETAKLCIKIYPWYKLPASVHKVLQHGSEVLATFELPIGLYSEELQEANNKVFRKSRAKNSRMCSRKKTNIDIIRHMLLSSDPLISSLRIKDGKHMEVLSQEVKTLLLDQ
- the LOC143211606 gene encoding uncharacterized protein LOC143211606 isoform X2, which produces MFVKDYTQLRILIYKVHVNSLPCNEEYYKYGLSTLHCWIRFMEYRPHVSYNLDFEKGSARTIEEKKLQAARKKKVQNSLKDLSITVDVVKQGAGTSNTGNVARTFFRKAESVVAVTGLNAAIITRLHNIHQHQFIRYCNMEVKYLLHLNCQLVCIQKSYKRQIIKSSGNHELKTPECVPAKRQI